In Hippoglossus stenolepis isolate QCI-W04-F060 chromosome 20, HSTE1.2, whole genome shotgun sequence, the following are encoded in one genomic region:
- the zbtb25 gene encoding zinc finger and BTB domain-containing protein 25 — protein MEVSHSLFLLQQLNVQREFGFLCDCTVAIGNVYFKAHRAVLAAFSNYFKMIFIHQSSECIKIQPTDIQPDVFSYLLHIMYTGMCPKQPVDQSRLQDGIKFLHAYQLCRKPDEGAVDATTDVVRMSNLYGIQISSQLANKDVPGVPKTPTVSRGAPEDGRSSVRGARSHSQLSLTVGLEGVPSDRQASALRNVCSVASGDDSDISSRIKQERVEEEEGEDGEGEEGAGPGSPSPAQGSSPSLLFKDRPLVLLCPSCGERCLSPEGLREHLFSHALEPARLMEGLSHGRQLNTSVEEGPRGGQEQLDAGCLEEALRQSQALANQLAAELRRSRGGGGGSSPTPAALHSRKRKIACAVCSLRFSHKSQLQEHMYTHTGKPSRYHRYNRLCSQLFQASAHFCEGAAEPGGGGGAPTAAAVSEEANRDTQDNGSSCYSLDSEISQESVDGVPVE, from the exons ATGGAGGTGTCTCACagcctcttcctgctgcagcaaCTCAACGTTCAGAGAGAGTTCGGCTTCCTGTGCGACTGCACCGTCGCTATCGGCAACGTCTACTTCAAAGCTCACCGAGCTGTGCTGGCCGCCTTCTCCAACTACTTCAAGATGATCTTCATCCACCAGTCAAG TGAGTGTATAAAGATCCAGCCCACAGACATCCAGCCTGACGTCTTCAGCTACCTGCTGCACATCATGTACACTGGCATGTGTCCCAAACAGCCAGTGGACCAGAGCCGGTTGCAAGATGGCATCAAGTTCCTTCACGCCTACCAGCTGTGCCGGAAACCAGACGAAGGCGCAGTAGACGCCACCACTGACGTGGTCCGTATGTCCAACCTGTACGGAATTCAGATCTCGTCCCAGCTGGCCAACAAGGATGTGCCTGGAGTCCCCAAGACCCCCACAGTGTCCCGAGGGGCCCCAGAGGACGGACGCTCCTCAGTCCGGGGGGCACGATCCCACTCACAACTGTCCCTCACTGTTGGACTGGAGGGGGTGCCTTCAGACCGCCAGGCTTCGGCTCTTCGCAACGTCTGCTCTGTGGCGTCTGGAGACGATTCTGACATTTCGTCCCGAATCAAGCAGGAGcgggtagaggaggaggagggggaagacggggagggagaggagggggcaggGCCAGGATCCCCGTCTCCAGCCCAGGGCAGCAGTCCCAGTCTCCTCTTTAAAGACCGGCCCCTGGTCCTGCTGTGTCCCAGCTGTGGAGAGCGCTGCTTGTCCCCCGAGGGCCTCCGCGAGCATCTATTCAGCCACGCCCTTGAGCCTGCCCGCCTGATGGAGGGGCTATCGCACGGGAGACAACTGAACACCAGTGTCGAAGAAGGGCCACGGGGGGGCCAAGAACAGCTGGACGCTGGATGTCTGGAGGAGGCGCTGAGGCAGAGCCAGGCGCTGGCCAATCAGCTGGCTGCTGAGCTGAGGAGGAGtcgaggggggggaggggggagcagCCCCACCCCCGCCGCCCTGCACTCCCGTAAACGTAAGATCGCCTGCGCCGTCTGCAGCCTGCGCTTCTCCCACAAAAgccagctgcaggagcacatgTACACCCACACCGGCAAACCGTCCCGCTACCACCGCTACAACCGCCTCTGCAGCCAGCTCTTCCAGGCCTCCGCCCACTTCTGTGAGGGCGCTGCAGAGCCCGGGGGAGGAGGCGGGGCGCCAACTGCTGCCGCTGTTTCTGAGGAGGCAAACAGGGACACTCAGGACAATGGCAGCTCCTGCTACTCCCTGGACTCTGAGATCTCTCAGGAGAGCGTGGATGGCGTGCCCGTGGAGTAA